Part of the Thunnus albacares chromosome 11, fThuAlb1.1, whole genome shotgun sequence genome, TTTTAGCACACACTATCTACATGGTTGACATCTTTTCCATATCAGTAAAGATTATTAAAGCAATTCCtttaaatatgtgaaatattaatataatataaataatatacagCAAACATTATTTGTGATATACAATACTTTTTAACTACAATACCTATGAATGACACAGAGGTTGCACATTCGCTGGTTAGTAAATCTCTGCAAACTATAAATATAATCTGAGTAAAAGGTGAACAAGTGGCACTTGTTGGTACAGTTTGTGGTATTAAGCCATTccttctgtttattttgtcagtATTTTAGTCGTGAAGTGcttcacagcaaacatttttatttagaaagTAAGCAAGAAAGTAGTCCTCTAGACTTAaagacattttgtcatttggcttGTAACCTAAATCAGATTAAGGTCATTAATATAAAACTGGGTATATATCATCATAGAAGACACAGAATAATGCTTTTAAGCCATTACAGCAAGAACCTGGACAACTACTGGACAAATTGCCATGAGATCTGAAAGGCACATTCATGGTTCCTAAAGGATGTGTTTAATCATTTTGGTGACCCCTTGACTTTTattctagtgccatcatcagttCAAAATTGCATCTCACAAACATGTAACATTATTTATGTCAGTCAAAAGATGAATCTGAATGCTTCCTATCCTTTTCTCCAGCACAGCTATCAGGCCAAATAAATTTACTGAGTTTATTGATGCAACCCCAGAGGACAACACTTTTCTAAATTTGAATTAAAGTTCTAATAATTAATAGGcctatgaaatttggtgtgcacATTTACGATCCGCCCTCAGAAAAATCTTTATGCAATTACATTCCAATTTTTGTTAGAAACATTGCCCCAATTTTGAGCACTACCTTTAATAGGTATTGGTTGGTTTTGGACAAGGTgactaatatatatattatttcatccacattaaaatcagtgtgtgcagtgttttttatgtatttgtgtgtcttgtaGCATTTTGTGTTGGGAATGCATTTCTAGATTCCATGGCCAGCATGCATTGTCAAATTGCTTATAATaaatttgcttttgttgtttcaatttgcttgtgttttcttaagGTGGACTGTGTTGGGCTTTTGGGGTCATTTCACCATTGTCAAGTCAagtaaatttcatttatatagccCACAAAAAGGACTTCACAGTCTGGACAGTGAACAACACCCTGTCCTCACACCCTGAATTCCAATGAGGAATatctctccaaaaaaaaaaaaaaaaaaaaaaaacactgagaggggacaaaaaggaagaaaccTCATGATGAGCAACAGGGGAGGAATCGCTTTTCCTGGATGCAGATATCCAATAGATGCCATATgtacagaacaaacagaaataataattacagtatGGAGAAGTGGAATTAAAATATTAGCCTGGTGTTTGTCTTCCTCACGCACTGTGGCTATAGCTGACTGCTCTATGGCTCATATAGTTTTATCCAAATGACTTGACAAAACAGAATGaaatataacaacaaaacaaatcaaaacaataaattgcttatttatgtgtattttaaacaatatgcacaataatgtatgtatgtctttTGCATGGGCAGTTTTACATCTGTAATGGCatcaagtcaaataaaatgtgtaacTTTGTACTTGGTGCATCTCTGTTGTATTATTATCAGCATTCATCAACCTGGTAATACACAATCAGAGAACTTCTCTATAAGCTTGTTTTTCTCcgagacactgacacacattgctgaaatattttttcctGCCTCTGAATTAACAAACAAGAATATATTTTATGTGGGGAACCTAAATCCCTTTTCACCTCAACCTTTTATGGATAACATTTCACTTTTAAGCCCCTATGTAGCATTTATAAGTAGtacataaacaataaataaatggtttataacactataatgtagttgtaagcagctATAAGTGTTGTCTATTTGTCAATGGCTATAATTCATCCTTTGGGTACCCATAAGTGGtggctggtgtataaacagataatgaatgacaatatggtaaaacacagttgtaataacataaaatatgtcttcataaaGGAGTTGTAAttgctgacaaatactgtactaaataaacatttttttctgcttacAATTAAATTATAGTGTTATAACTTtttattaaaggtttatatactgcttgtaaatgctaaataggcAATAATCATTTGTTGAACAAAGCTGAATCTAGTGTGTCGATATACATATAGCACATGCTCACTAGTTCTGAAGCATATATGTTTGTAACATATTGAATATACCAAATCTCAAATCAAACAACCAAATACTGAAAAGTGCTGCACCGTACAGATCATATACACAGTTCTTATGAGTCACATGGGCCAACCTATTCACATTTTACAAGCCCTGTTGAAAATGCTTTCTGTAGTGAGAGAAAAGGCCTTTCTAAAGACTGTGAGGTACCCAGTCCCTGAAAATGTGGAAATAACCTCTGTATACTATAGGCCTCTATAGTAAGTTGTTGAGTAAGGGGTTTTCTGAGGGGGGCCACTGATTCTTTACGTTCAGTGAGGTATAAAAGGAAAGGGTTAAACCAGGTAGGCAGGCAGTTCAGGAGCAAGAGCGACAACACATCTACAGCCAACATGAGCAACATCGGCATGAGCATGAGGGGCAAGGTacttttaaaaatcatgttgTATTAAGCAGGAATTACTGTCTACAAAATAAGATCAATGTTTTCACCTTGTTGCTTTTTCCTAATCATTaagattaacttttttttcagatcaTCTTCTACGAGGAGAGGAACTTCCAGGGTCGCTCTTATGAGTGCACAAGCGACTGTGCTGATATGTCCTCCTACCTGAGCAGGTGCCAGTCCTGCAGGGTGGAGAGCGGCTGCTTCATGGTCTATGACCGCCCCAACTTCATGGGAAACCAGTGTTTCATGAGGAGGGGCGAGTACGCTGACTACATGAGCATGATGGGAATGAGAGACTGCATCAGGTCTTGCCGTATGATCCCCATGGTAAGCATAACATCATTGTGATTTATTGTGTAAAGGGTTCACTGTCTTCTAATATAATACAAACCTGACATCTTTCTGACCTGGGCTGATGTAAACTCTTAACATAAACTGATTTTCATATTACAGCACAGAGGATCCTTCAGGATGAGGATTTACGAGAGAGAGAACTTCGGTGGTCAGATGCAGGAGCTGATGGAGGACTGTGACTCCATCATGGACCGCTACCGCATGAATGAATGCCAGTCCTGCCACGTGATGGAGGGCCATTGGCTGCTGTTCGAGCAGCCCCACTTCAGAGGCAAGATGATGTATGTGAAGCCCGGAGAGTACAGGAACTTCAGGGAGATGGGCATGAGTGGCATGAGGTTCATGAGCATGAGGCGTATCATGGACTCTTGCAACTAAATGTTGGCTAAATGTTCACTGAATGTATCAAATGCCACTAAATAAAGTATTTCCTGCACTATTTTAACTTTTGTCCAGCTGTCACATTTAATGATTATGCAGTATACTCAGTATATAATGGGGGATGAAATTcgaattttaacatttttagacAGTAAGCATGTGCTAGCAAGCAGTTAttcatcttaaaatgttttatatctgATGAGATATTTGGCTCTAAATTTTACTGTAAAACCACAGACCTAAGGCCTATCTTACTATTGATCTTGACAGGAATTCATATTAACTATGCACAACCATTACAGGCTGATGTgtaatcaaacatttaaaaattagaTCAAAAGGCTTTTGAATTTTCAAATTCAAGTAAAGATTTGTATTACATATTCCACACATGAGGAATATAAATTGTCATACTGTGCAAACGAAAAAAGTAGCTTGGTTACCAAATATAATAGGTGTGGTAATGCTTAAGttacaatacaaatatacaaaaatatacgTAGCACATTCATTAATAAGCAAAATAACCATAATATTTTGGTGGTGGTTTGCAACTGTTGCTGATAAATTCCAGTTCCTGCCATTATTACTTAAGTGGCAGCTAAAGTATTTCAAgcttttctctgtgtctttacCGGGAATGCTTCACagtgttgctttgctagtgtcgttggtttgttttgttttgtggggagATCTGCGGTAAAACCCAGAGTGGacttttgagttgtctttcttttatgtttgtgaaactggattgaactgaactggtTTGATTTtatggggaaaacaaaacagatccTTTACagagtggattgaactctgagactgtgggacgagttacacacgcacacattcacacacactgaaaaacctgAACCCTTCTCACCACTTTATTGTTACCCGGTACCTCCGTACACAACAAGACTTAACCAGTTTCCCCTCAGTTGAGAGCATATCTCAGTTTCCACTctggcatcctccatcagctgtgcctTTGAGTGACACGGCActactagcttaaaaatgtctgtgaagttCGCAGACGTAGTGGCTAAATCTGTCAAtagaaaaagtttatttttcagcagATATCTTGGTTACAAAAAGactgagctagcaaagcagttttgtgtttatatgtgtggtatttattcagtttgggaaatccCACAATCTCT contains:
- the LOC122992006 gene encoding gamma-crystallin M3-like, which produces MSNIGMSMRGKIIFYEERNFQGRSYECTSDCADMSSYLSRCQSCRVESGCFMVYDRPNFMGNQCFMRRGEYADYMSMMGMRDCIRSCRMIPMHRGSFRMRIYERENFGGQMQELMEDCDSIMDRYRMNECQSCHVMEGHWLLFEQPHFRGKMMYVKPGEYRNFREMGMSGMRFMSMRRIMDSCN